TAATTGCTCGGGAGACAAAGGCGTGAAAACCAACGAATTGATTTCCATGCTCAGCTCACAGGTTGATCCGGTCGATACGCAAGAGGTCGTCCGGAATGTTCGGATTGCAATCTTGATAGGAGCTGCGGCATCCCTGCTGGTGGTGGTTTTTATCCTCGGCGTTCGCACCGACCTCGATGAACTGCACGCTCAAGTCTTTCTGGTTGCAAAACTGGCCTTCAGTTTGTCGGTCGTGATTTTGGCCTCGCATTATCTGGTCAAGTACATCCGCCCCGGCGGCGAATTCCGGGTCCGGTTCGCCCTCACCGTCCTACCGTTTCTCGCAGCCATGATCATTGCGGCCATCAATCTGGCCACGGCACCACGGTCACACTGGGAGACCATGGTGTTCGGCAGTTACTGGCTCGAATGCCTAATCGCCGTCCCCACGGTCGCGGTCGTACCATTCGCCACAATCATGGCGGCAGTCCGCCTCGCCGCCCCGACCGATTTGGTCCGCACCGGTGCGCTGGCCGGGCTGGTCGCGGGCGGCGTCAGCGCGACCGCCTATGCTTTGCATTGCATGGATGACCTGCTTCCCTTCATTGCGCTCTGGTATGGGGGCACGATCGTTTTGTGTACGGTCGCTGGCGCCGTGCTCGGCCCCAAACTGCTGCGTTGGTAAGGTTGGCATTGGCCGCGCTCGGCATTGCCCGGTGAAAAGACAAAATCCTTACTCCGTCTACACCAATGAGAGCTGAAGGTCGGGGCGGCGCGGATGAGCGCCGCCACGAAGGAAGACAGCACGTCACCTGTTTGTCCCCGCCGAGAAGAGAAAACTGCTTCTCCGGTCGGTCTCACGAGAGCGTGAGCTTGTAACCGGCATGCGCCCCTTCGCGAACTAACGGATGATGATCGCCCTCTTAAGCAAGCGGCGAGGGTGCAGGTGCATGGCAGGAGACGCAACCATGACATGGTTAACGTCGGCATTGGATCGACAAGACCTGCGGCGCAGGATTCCCGATGCGTTTGGTTTTTGTAAACGCACGCTGTGGCTGCTTTTGGCTGCATTGGCGTTGCTTGCCGGAGTCGCGTTCAACTGGCGGTGGCTCGTAGCATCAGGTGTCCTGCCATTTCTCCTGCCAGCCCTTCCCTGTCTGGCCATGTGCGCCCTGCACCTATGTTCTCATGGCAACGATGCCTCGGGATGCGACGAGCGGAGCGTCGCAGTTTGCCCCAAACCGTACCGCAGCACGCATTGATCACCGATCCGTGCCATCCTTTAGAAAGGCAACAAAATGAAGATCACCACCACTCTCATCCCGCTCGCATTGATTGCGTCGTTAGCGGCTTCTGCCGCCGTCCAGGCGGACGAAACGTCCACGCCATCGAATCCGCCGCCAGAAACCAATCAACCCATGATGGGCAACGGCTCACAGGGCATGCAGGAAATGATGGGCATGATGAGCCAAATGAAGCAGATGATGAAAAGCTGCAATCAAATGATGAAGGCCAGCAACGAACGTCACGACAAGCAAAATGCACCGAAGCAAAAAGACCATCACGGCTGAAACAGTCGCCGTCCGATCGCCATGCCGGTCGATGAATTTTGCACACCCGGAAGGGCGCCCATAAATCGTTCGGCCTCGGCATTAATCGACTTCGGAGCATCGAACGACCATTCAGGTGGGTCTTTCACATCGGCGTGAGCCTGTAACCGGTCCGGAGTCCGATGCGAAATAATCGGTGGTTCGTTTGCAAATAGGATTTTCGATCCGGTGCACTGATGTGCCCGGCAGAACACAGCTCGGTCGATACAGAGGGATAGCCAGAACATCATGGAACGGGCGACCTACTTACGATCGCTTCCCGGACTGGCATCGTTTCTGCCGGAAAGACCTAATCAGGTTCAGTTGCGGCATTCCGCAGCAGTGCCAAGGGTACACTGATGGATAAGTTGACTGAACACCGTCCATTCGAGGATGGACGCGTGAGGCCCCGCGCCCAAACCGGAAGATCGACCGCGAAACGGATCGCGCTCCTTGCGTTTGCAATAAGCGCACTTGTCGCAATGCTGGGAGTTGGCTATCGACTCGGTCACGCTAACCAAACGTTACCTAGCTGGGTTCCGCTTCGTGTCGCAGCCCTCCTCGGATCCCAGCCCGCCAAGCCCGCGGTAACCGGTCCGATCATTTACTACCGCGACCCCGACGGCAAGACGCTCTATTCCAAGAACGCGAAGACGACACCGGACGGGCGTCCGTATATTGCAGTCTATGCCAACGAAGATGTCAGCTTCGATAACCCTTCGGAAACTGCGGCGCCGGCCCAGGACACCGGAGCCAAGCGGATTCTCTTCTATCGCAATCCGATGGGCCTGCCCGACACCTCTCCTGTTCCGAAGAAGGACTCAATGGGGATGGACTACATCCCCGTGTACGAAGGTGAGAACGACGCCTCCACGATCCAGATTTCACCGGGCAAGCTGCAACGCACCGGCGTCCGATCGGAACCTGCCTCCCTGCGCACCGTGACACGGCCCGTTCGTGCTCCCGGAACGATCAAGCTCGATGAGCGACGCGTGGCCGTCGTCTCGTTGAGAGCGCAGTCGTTCATCGAGAGCGTCGAGAACGTCACTACAGGCGATCACGTCACCAAGGGGCAACCGTTACTGAAGCTATATTCGCCCGATGTGGCGGCTGCGGGTGCCCAATACCTGTCCATCGTCAGCGACAGCGGTGGAACGGCCAATCTTGCTGGGCGCAAGCAACTGATCGAAGGCGCACGGCGGCGGCTCGAGAACCTAGCCGTACCCGCCAGCGTGATCGCCGAAATCGATCGTACCAAAACGGTCCCACTGACCATAACCTGGACGGCCCCGCGCGATGGCGTGATTCTGGAGCGAACGGCGATCGAGGGCATGCGGGCGATGCCGGGCGACGTGTTGTTTCGACTGGCCGACACCTCCGTGATCTGGGTGATCGCTGACGTCGCCGAACAGGATATCGATGCCGTGAAGATCGGCGCGGCAGCGACGATCAAGGTTCGCAGTCTGCCGGGTCGGGTATTCAAAGGATCTGTCGCTTTGATCTATCCTGAGGTGAACACGCAAACGCGAACCACCAAGGTGCGCATCGAACTCCCCAATCCTGACGGCGTGCTTCTCCCCGATATGTTCGCCGACGTCGAAATCGCGTCCGGTGCCGAAAAGCCCGTGATCGCAGTACCAAACGGCGCGGTGATCGATACCGGAGCGCGGCAGATCGTTTTCATCGACAAAGGTAAAGGCCGTTTCGAGCCACGTGAAGTCAAGGTCGGCACACGTGGCGAGGACTACACCGAGATCCGCGAGGGTGTCGACGAAGGCGATCTCGTCGTAGTCGCCGCCAACTTCCTGATCGATGCCGAAAGCAACCTGAAATCGGCTTTGCAGGCATTTACAGATGGAGAAAAATCGAAATGATCGCCCGCCTGATCGCCTGGTCGGCGCGGAATCTCATGCTCGTCCTGATCGGGACCGTGTTCGCAGTCACAGCGGGTATTTATGCACTGCGCACCCTGCCGCTCGACGCCATCCCCGATCTCTCCGACGTACAGGTCATCGTCTACACTGAATACCCCGGGCAAGCGCCCCAAGTCGTCGAAGATCAGGTCACCTATCCGTTGACGACGGCGATGCTGACGGTGCCGAAATCGAAGGTGGTGCGGGGCTTCTCGTTTTTCGGCGCGTCTTTCGTCTACGTCATTTTCGAAGATGGCACCGATCCATATTGGGCTCGCAGCCGCGTGCTGGAATATCTCAACACCGTAGCGCGCAGACTCCCGACGGGTGTGACCCCAACTCTTGGGCCTGACGCAACCGGCGTTGGATGGGTCTATCAATACGCCGTTGTGGCCAAGAACATGACCCTTGCTGAACTGCGTTCCCTCCAGGATTGGACCATCCGTTATGGAATCTCCAAAGCCGAAGGCGTCGCGGAAGTGGCCAGCGTCGGCGGCTTCGTCAAGCAATACAACATTGTCGTTGATCCACAAAAATTGCGCGCCCAGGGCATTTCCCTGGACAAGCTTCGCAGCGCCGTCCGGGCGAGCAACATGGATGTCGGCGGGCGCACCGTGGAGCTGTCCGAGTTTGAATTCGTCGTCCGCGGCCGTGGCTACCTCAGAGGCATCGAGGACATCGAGAACATCGTTCTGAAGACTGATGCGGGCGCTCCGCTTCGATTGCGGGATGTTGCGCGCGTCGAACTTGGTCCTGACGAGCGCCGCGGCATTACCGAACTCAACGGCGACGGCGAAGTCGTCAGCGGTATTGCGCTGCAACGGTTCGGCGCCAATGCTCTCACCGTGATCGACAACGTCAAGGCGCGCCTCGCAGAGATCGCCTCAAGCCTGCCCAAGGGCGTCGAGATCATCCCAGTCTACGATCGCTCCGAACTCATCAAAGCTGCCATCAAGACGCTCAAGGGCACCCTGCTCGAAGAGAGCATCATCGTTGCCTTGGTTTGCTTTGTCTTCCTGCTTCACCTGCGCAGCGCCCTCGTTGCCATCCTAATGCTCCCCGTCGGCATCCTGATGGCGTTCGCGGCCATGAAGTTCATGGGGCTTGGCGCCAACATTATGAGCCTCGGCGGCATTGCCATCGCGGTTGGCGCTATGATCGACGCGGCGATCGTCATGATCGAAAATGCGCACAAACATCTCGAGCGCGCGGAGCCTGGCACACCGCGGATGCAGATCCTGATCGATGCGGCCAGCGAAGTCGGGCCGTCGCTATTCTTCAGTTTGTTGGTGATCACCGTCTCGTTCTTACCGATCTTTACCTTGGAGGCGCAGGAAGGACGCATGTTCGGGCCGCTCGCCTACACCAAAACCTTTTCGATGGCTGCGGCCGCCCTGCTCTCGATCACGCTGGTGCCGGCTCTCATGGTCATCTTTGTCCGCGGGCGCATCATCTCGGAACACAAGAATCCCGTGAACAGGTTCCTGATCTGGGTGTATCGACCGGTGATCCGGTGGGTTCTCAAGGCGAAGACATTGACGATCGTACTTGCGCTGGCGGCGCTGGCGGTGACGATCTGGCCCGCCCGCCAACTCGGCAGCGAGTTCATGCCGACCCTCAATGAAGGCACCCTGATGTACATGCCGACAACGCTGCCCGGCCTGTCCATCACCAAGGCTGCTGAGCTGTTGCAGACCCAGGACCGCATCATCAAGTCATTCCCCGAGGTTGCGTCGGTCTATGGCAAAGCGGGCCGCGCCTCGACCGCCACCGACCCGGCGCCGACCGAAATGTTCGAGACCATCATCAATTTGAAGCCGAAGTCGGAATGGCGGCCTGGCGTAACGATCGACAGCCTCAAGGCCGAGATGGACAAGGCGCTGCAGTTTCCGGGGGTCTCAAATGCGTGGACGATGCCGATCCGCGCCCGAATCGACATGCTGTCGACCGGAATCCGCACGCCCGTCGGGATCAAGATTTTCGGCAAGGATCTTGCGGAAATGGAGAAGCTCGCCCGCGAAGTCGAAGGGGTGGTCAAATCGGTGCCTGGTACCTCAAGCGCCTATGCTGAGCGCGTGATTGGCGGATACTATTTGGAGATCATTCCCGATCGTTTGGCGTTGGGCCGCTACGGGTTGACGATCAGCGACGTCCAAGACGTGATCGCCACGGCGCTGGGCGGCGAAACCGTCACCACGACGGTCGAAGGTCGGGAACGCTACGCCGTCAACATCCGGTATCCGCGCGCATTGCGCTCTAGCCCACAGACGATCAGCACCGATGTCCAGGTACCGCTGGCGTCCGGTGGGAGCGTCCCGCTCGGCCAGGTCGCCAGCGTGAAATTGACCCGCGGCGCCACCTCGATCCGCACCGAGAACGGTCAACTCGCGGTTTACATTTACGTCGACATTACCGGTCGCGATCTGGGCGGCTACGTCGCCGAGGCGCAGCAGGCGGTCGCGCAAAAAGTAAAATTTCCGCCGGGCTACTACGTCTCCTGGAGCGGACAATTCGAGTATCTGCAGCGTGCCGAAGCGCGACTCAAGATAGTCGTGCCGGTGACTTTGCTGATCATCTTTCTGCTGCTCTACCTGAATTTCCGGAAACTGGCGGAAACCCTGATCGTGATGCTGTCATTGCCGTTTTCGTTGGTCGGCGGCATTTGGTTGATGTGGTGGCTCGGATTCAACATGTCGGTCGCGGTCGCCGTCGGCTTCATTGCGCTTGCGGGTGTCGCGGCCGAAACCGGCGTCGTAATGTTGATCTACCTCGAGCAGGCCATGTCCGAATTGAAGGCGAAACGATCGGCCGCTGGAGAGCAGTTCACGCGTGCCGACCTGTACGATGCGATCATGCTTGGCGCGGTGGACCGGGTACGGCCCAAGATGATGACCGTCGTCGCCATCATGGCGGGCTTGGTACCGATTCTCTGGAGCACGGGGACCGGCTCGGAGGTGATGCAGCGAATTGCCGTGCCGATGATCGGCGGCATGGTTTCCTCGACCGTGCTGACCTTGGTTGTCATTCCCGCGATCTTCGCGGTGGTCAAGGGAATCGGATTGCCCGCCGTGCCGTGGCAGGACAGCGACGAGAAAGGTACCGGACATCGAGGCCCGACGCGAACGCTCGAACTGCACCATACGGAGAATGTGCAATGACGGCGAAACAGCTTCACAAGAATTGCGCACCGAAAACGGCGGCAATGGACGCGAAGACGATCCTAGCGGATTCAGTTCGTTCGCTCATCACCCTATCCACGCCCACCGTGGCATCCACAAATCATCACGCCAAACAGGAGAATATCAATGTATTACGTCGATAACCATCGCCGGACCCAACGTGCCGGAGTTCTTGCTGCCACGCTGCTCGGTGCCGCATTGACGCTGCAGGCAGGCGCCACTTTCGCTCAGGGAGGCGCGGGCATGTCCGACATCAATGGCATGAAGAACATGAAGAAGATGGCGCCGATGAGCGACGCGAAGGAGGTAAGGAGCGCGACCGCCTCCGGCACGGTCACGGCGCTGAACGCCGCGGATCACAAAATCACCTTCGATCACGGCCCAATTCCGGCTATCGACTGGCCCGCCATGAAGATGGAGTTCGCTGTTGCACCGTCGGTCGATCTCGCGAAGGTGAAGACCGGAGACAAGGTGAATTTCACCCTGAGCGGCTCCGGTGGCACCTATACCGTCCAGTCGATCACACCGACGCCCTGACGCATGCGGCAGGCAGGATCGGATCGCAAGGCATCCTAACCGCACTCCGATCAGGTCAGGGCATCCGGTGCCGCTTACAAACTCCTCTGAAATTTGAGCGGCTTGCCCTGAGGAACATTTGAGCAGTCCAACGGCGGTTAATCAACCGACGGGACGCAAGCCTTCGAATTCCATGTAGGCACGTCGACCATCCGGCCCGAACAGAACAACGACATATCGTTCGGGCTTGCCGCCCTCCATGCCGGGAGAACCCACTGGCATTCCCGGAACCGCCACGCCGGTGGCAACGGGGCGCTCCTTCAGCATCCGTTGAATGGCCGCGGCCGGAACATGTCCCTCGATGACATATCCGCCCGCTTCGGCTGTATGGCATGCGGACAGATCGGTCGGGACGCCCAAACGCTTCCGGATGACCCGGAGATCGGTGTCTTCTACAACCGCGACGCCGAATCCCGCAGCTTCCAAATGCCTCACCCATCCCGAGCAGCAGCCGCAATTCGGATCCTTGTGAACACGAATGACAGTGGTCTGTGCAGCCACAGAAACCGTCGGAGCGATCAATGCCGCCGCGACAAGTCCGAGCGCGCTCCGTCGCGATACGTCACCTGTATTCATCTTGATCCTCCCTTTAAGTTCATTTCCTTCATCTTCGATCATCTCTTTGCGTGAAGCCATTATCACTGCCCGACGGCCGGCTGCATAGTTCCGAGGATGCTTACCGCCAAGAGAACCGCGCATCCCAAAAACTGCTCACCGAGCACGTGACGGCGCAGCCTTGTGGACCACATGGCCAATTCACCTGCCGTATCCGTTCGAAGCTTGCTCATCGACGGCACGAGCCAGAACCGATTCGCAACCGCGAGCGCGAGCATTCCGACAAACAGCACAAGCTTTCCAAGGAGGATTTGGCCATAGGCAGTGTCCAGTAATCCGGAAAACGATCCAACCAAGAACCAACTGTTGACGAGACCCGACCCGATCAATGTGGCGACCGCGGCATAACCCATTCCGGAAAATCGCGTCAAAATGCAATTTAAGTCCTCCGACCTCACATTCACGTCTCTTATTTTGGAGCGATGCAGGATCACCGCAAGCGGAATGAGCCCTCCGAGCCAAGTCCCGGCGGCGAGAAGATGTGCGGCGTCGGCAACAACGTGAATGATGCCAAGCCGCCCTTCCTCGATCTGGGCGTGCCCCGTCCCGGCCAGCGATGCCAAAAGAACCGCGGTTAGGAGCGACATCATCCAATTATAATGATGCGCCGCTACCTTCGAACGGAGACCTGATGCCGCGACGCCAATCGTGAGCACCGCAAGAAGCATACGTAGCGCCCAGACATGACCGAAACTCATGTCGTGGACGATCGTCCAGAGCGTTTCTGCATCAGCGAGATCGCGCATGCTCCCGCTCATGTTCGCGGCAGCAAATGTGAACCAGCAAAGACCGCTCAACAGTGCAGCAATGGCGGTCCACAAGAGCCATTTGTGCCGCCAGCGGCCTAAGACTTCCGGTTCGGCTCCCGAGTATGCGTACAGCGGAAAAAACGATAGCCCCGCAAGGGCCGTCGTCGCCAGATAATGCAGAAGCCGCGCGATAATAAGCCCGACCTCAATCATCAGCGGGTCACGCTGAACGAATAGGTCCCCTTGACGCGATGGGTATCGTCCGAGACGGCGTGCCAATCGACCCTGTACTCGCCAGAAGGCAATGCCTCTTTCACCGGCACAATCAATCGCTTCTTGTCGGCGGGATCGACGGCCGGCTTCCCGACCGTGATCGTTCGGCCCGCCTTGTCCTTGATCTCAATTCCGGAAAATTGCGGGATGACGGTTTCGTTGAAGGTGATCTTGATCTGCTTGGGTGCAGTCGTCGCTGCTCCTGCGGCAGGTTCAGACGTCTCGAGTTGTGGATGAGCGAGGGCTGCTCCGCTTGAAAAGATTGCTGCGATCAATGCAATGGTAGCCGTTGAAGTCTTCGACATTTGTTTTCCTGTTGCGGTGAAGCGGAGGCTCATTTCACGTCGAGAACGAGCATCAGGCCTCCGCCGCCGTGCTGCTCGACATTGTTGTTAGCCGTGTGATGCGGAATGTGGCAGTGCACCAGCCATTTGCCGGGCTTGCGGGCGGTCCAGATCACATCGTATCGCTGGCCTGGGCCGACGTTGACGGTGTCCGCTTGATAACGCGCGCTTTCGTTCAACGTCACACCATCGACCGCAACGACCTCGAACGGACCGCCGTGGACGTGCATGGGATGAATGAAGTTATTGTTGGTGCCGATGAACCGCAGCTTGATGGTTTGCCCGACCTTCATTGCAATCGTGTCGGTCGAAGGATAGGCCTTGCCATTAATGGTGAAGTAGTTCGGCATCGCTCCTTCCATCGACATGGCGGGATAGGTGAGCCATTCGCGTTTCAGCCATTCCTGCAACTGGATCGTGTAATCCAGATCGGCTTTCACTTCAGCCGATGGATCCTTGGGCGCAATCAGCAATGCGCCATAGAGCCCGAGCGCCTGCTGCCGGTCCGGGTGGTCGTGGCTGTGGTAAAAATATGTGCCGCTTTGCCCGACCGTGAATTCGTAGGTGTAGGAACCACCTGGAGGCACCGGATCCTGAGTGATCTTCGCCGGTCCATCCATTTCGTTTGGCACGATCAGGCCGTGCCAATGCACGGTCGTGGATTCCGGGAGATTGTTGTGGAAGTTGATTCGGACGTGATCGCCCTCGGTCATCTGTAACCGGGGCCCCGGCACCTGATGATTGTAGGCGTAGGCATCGACCGCGACGTCGGGAAGGATGTTCCAGCGGATGACGGAAGCTTCCAGCTCAAACACTTTGACGCCATTCTCGATCCGCGGTTGCAGCACCTGGTCGCCCTTTGCGTCGAGCGGAGCAATATAAGTAACCTGTCGCGGCTTCACAGCGGCCATGTCCTTCATGGCCTCGCCGGGTAGATCGAACGTGTTGATCATACCTGGCGGCATGATGGAGGCATCGACGTCGCGGGCGCTGAGACCGAGGTTCACGGAAAAGCCGGGAATGACCATTCCGGATATCAGGAGAAATCCCGTCACGCCGGCGAGCGCCACCAACTGCGGAGTGGTTGCGTCGCCGGCCATCTGATGGCCGCTGCCGTGAGCCATCCTAGAATGGGCCATCTTGTCCATGGCCGGCTTCTTTGCGTGGTCATCGTGGGCTTTTGCGTCATCATTGGAGCGAACGGTCATCAGGCCGTGCTTGACCTTCTTCTTCACCATCCAGACGTTGAATGGATAGGCGGTCGAGAATCCGACCATGACGCCGATCGACATCACACCCCAGAAGACCAGTTCAAGCGGATCCATGGCGCGCATGTCGCGGCCCATCATCAACAAGCTCATCGTCGGCGCCATTCCCGCCATCATAGCATTCATGCTGATGAATTCGGGCATGAAGCTCTTGCGCACGTTTTCCCAGTAGGTGCCGCCCATCATCTTTTTCATGAAAAGCGACTGGAAGATGAAAAGCCCGAACGAAAACCCGGCGATATATTCGACGATCAGGTCGATCCACATCGGCAGTCCGAGCGACGCCGTCACGACCGCCGCGAGAATAATCCCGGTGGCGTCGCCAGCGACACAATGGATGGTGCTTCCGATTCCCTGCTTCCAAAGAGGCGCGGTGAACCGTTCATGTTCACCGGGACGCGGCTCCTTGTCCGCCAGTACGTAGAGCAGCAGACCGAATGGCCCCATGTAGAGAGTGACGAGGATGAAGCCCCACTTCATCACCGTCGGTTCCGGGTTGCCGTTGAACTGGTCGAACGCAACGTACGCCGTGGAAGCGGCTGCGAGGATGAACCAGACGATCAAGAAGTAGTCATATGGAAGAGCAATCATGGAGACCTCCTCGTTCAACCCAATCGCTGGCATATGTGGACCATCGACCGCAGGTCTGTTCCCGGTGCTTTTTAGACGCCCTAGCTATCTCATTGTTCTTTCCAAGAAGGCCGCCCACGTCGCAAAACGCGATGACCGGTGGGTGCATCATTCATTCTCCCTTTTCCGGCTGATTGCGTTGCGTGACCGGAGCGTTGGGAGAACGCGCGTCAAGAGTTCGGGACCACGTCCGATAGAGCGCGACGGCCGTCATCAGAAGAATTCCACCAACGCTCACTCCAATTTGGGTAAGCAGGCGGTCCGAATACATCTCCAAAATGAAATGCCCGACGAACGACAGGAAAATCCCCGTGCAGAACACTTCTAACGATCTCTGCCCGCACACGATGGCCGGGCGAGCCAGTTTTGAATCGAGACCTTTCCAGTTTCGTGGAACGAGGTGAACCACGATCACGGCAAGGGCTAAAAAATGTAGGATCCTATAGGGCGCGAGATTGGTTTTCTCACTGAGAACATTGAACATAGGCGACAACGCCGATAGCCCAAGGCGAGCGCCGACCGTCACGATGAATGCGAAAACCACGAAAGCCACGCTCGCGGTCAGGATCATTCGGGAGCGAGCCAACGCCTGTGCCCGGGAGGCGCCTCCCAATGCCGCCCAAGCGCCCATCGTGAACAGAAGCTGCCATGTGAACGGATTAAAGTACCAGCCGCCGGAAGGATGCGCAGGGAAATTCCAGCCGAAATGACGCGCCAGCACATAGACCAAAATTGCCGCAGCCAGCGCCGCGTCCGGAGCTCGCATCATCAGCATCAGCAACGGTGCAAATCCAGCCATCAGCACGATGTACAAAGGCAGGACGTCCAGGTTGAGCGGCTTGAACCTGAGAAGGAGTCCCTGCGTAAGTGTCGCCACTGGTTGCTCGATCAATCCGGCTACGTTGAATTCGTCCAGAAGGTGGGAATGTCCGTAGTCTTGCGCGACATACCCAATGGCGGCGGCGTAGAACACGAACAACAGGACATGCGCCACATAAAGTTGCCAAACGCGGCGGACCAGCAGGGCCGTCCCCGCGAGGTATCCCTGCGCGGCCATCCTGCGTGCGTAGATGAACGCGGCGGTGTAACCGGAAATGAACACGAAAACGTCCGCCGCATCGCTGAAGCCGTAGTTTCGCGTGGTTATCCAGGCAACCAAGTTGTTCGGAATGTGATCCAGGAAGATCGCCCAGTTAGCCAATCCACGGAACAGATCCAGCCGGAGGTCACGCTTGGCGGGTGAACTTTCTCGCTCCTTTGTGATCGCTCTCTCCGTCGGCATCGATATGGGCGCACCGGGCATGACGAGGCTCATCGCGGCCCTTCCGGTCCAGTGTAATTTCGTTCTGTTTCCAACGCCGTCGCTCTCCATGCGAACTTCTACTCCGCCGTATCCGACGCCGCCGACGTGAGATCGACGGCGTCGAACTGCCGGGTGCTATTTCTGCTTCTCGATCTTGGTGACGGTGATGCCCGCCGTTGCTCGTTCAGCCTGGAATTGCACTTTGTCGCCGACCTTGACCTGTTTCAGCATCGCTGGGTCCTGGACGCGGAACACCATTGTCATGCCGTCCTCGTCCATATCGAGGTTCTTGATCGGCCCGTGCTTCATGGTGATCTTGCCCGCGGACTCGTCGATCTTTTTGACTTCACCCTTCACCATGTCCGCCTGCGCCAATGCAGCGGAGGACGACAAGGCGAAAGCGAACGCGGCAATTCCCGCTATGATGTTACGTGTTTTCATTTTTTACTCCTCTTCAGTTACTGCACCTTCCCTTGGAAGGTCTTCTTTCACGCCGCCCGCGGTGTATCCTGTTGTGCGCGTCGCGGAGGATGAACAGTTCCGACGACCACGCGCTCGGTCACGTTTAGGCAGCAGTGAATTTTCGGACGGCAAGTAGATCGCCTCGCTTGTTCACGAGTTTTTTTGAATGCCGATGAAATGGACTCCCGACAGAATATGGCTCGATCGTTCGCTCCGTTGCCCGGAGCCATAAATTTCCGTTGGTCTTCCCTGCATGGCAATCATGCGGGTTACTTGACGACAACCGTGCCGATCATTCCCGCCTCGCGGTGACCTGGAATCAGGCAAGAGTATTCAAACGTGCCACTCTTCGTGAATTTCCAGACGATCTCGCCGGTCTTCTTCGGCGCCAGGCGCTTGCCGTTCGGATCATCATGCTCCATGTCGGGATTTTTCTTCATCGACTCGGCATGCTTGAGATTTTCGGCCGTGGTCGCGAGAATGAACTCGTGGTCGAATTCGCCGTTGTTGCGCAGCATGAACTTGATCTGCTCGCCTTTTTTGACCTCGATCTTGTTCGGCGTGAACGTCATCTTGCCATCGGCTTTGCCCATCGTCACTTGAACGATCCGTGCTGGTTTATTCGCCTCGCCCGGCTCACCAGCCGAAAACGTGTCGTCCTGATGTCCGGCAGGCCCTGCCCCGGCC
The nucleotide sequence above comes from [Pseudomonas] carboxydohydrogena. Encoded proteins:
- the copD gene encoding copper homeostasis membrane protein CopD, which translates into the protein MIEVGLIIARLLHYLATTALAGLSFFPLYAYSGAEPEVLGRWRHKWLLWTAIAALLSGLCWFTFAAANMSGSMRDLADAETLWTIVHDMSFGHVWALRMLLAVLTIGVAASGLRSKVAAHHYNWMMSLLTAVLLASLAGTGHAQIEEGRLGIIHVVADAAHLLAAGTWLGGLIPLAVILHRSKIRDVNVRSEDLNCILTRFSGMGYAAVATLIGSGLVNSWFLVGSFSGLLDTAYGQILLGKLVLFVGMLALAVANRFWLVPSMSKLRTDTAGELAMWSTRLRRHVLGEQFLGCAVLLAVSILGTMQPAVGQ
- the copC gene encoding copper homeostasis periplasmic binding protein CopC; this translates as MSKTSTATIALIAAIFSSGAALAHPQLETSEPAAGAATTAPKQIKITFNETVIPQFSGIEIKDKAGRTITVGKPAVDPADKKRLIVPVKEALPSGEYRVDWHAVSDDTHRVKGTYSFSVTR
- a CDS encoding DUF4396 domain-containing protein encodes the protein MIALPYDYFLIVWFILAAASTAYVAFDQFNGNPEPTVMKWGFILVTLYMGPFGLLLYVLADKEPRPGEHERFTAPLWKQGIGSTIHCVAGDATGIILAAVVTASLGLPMWIDLIVEYIAGFSFGLFIFQSLFMKKMMGGTYWENVRKSFMPEFISMNAMMAGMAPTMSLLMMGRDMRAMDPLELVFWGVMSIGVMVGFSTAYPFNVWMVKKKVKHGLMTVRSNDDAKAHDDHAKKPAMDKMAHSRMAHGSGHQMAGDATTPQLVALAGVTGFLLISGMVIPGFSVNLGLSARDVDASIMPPGMINTFDLPGEAMKDMAAVKPRQVTYIAPLDAKGDQVLQPRIENGVKVFELEASVIRWNILPDVAVDAYAYNHQVPGPRLQMTEGDHVRINFHNNLPESTTVHWHGLIVPNEMDGPAKITQDPVPPGGSYTYEFTVGQSGTYFYHSHDHPDRQQALGLYGALLIAPKDPSAEVKADLDYTIQLQEWLKREWLTYPAMSMEGAMPNYFTINGKAYPSTDTIAMKVGQTIKLRFIGTNNNFIHPMHVHGGPFEVVAVDGVTLNESARYQADTVNVGPGQRYDVIWTARKPGKWLVHCHIPHHTANNNVEQHGGGGLMLVLDVK
- a CDS encoding OpgC family protein, giving the protein MSLVMPGAPISMPTERAITKERESSPAKRDLRLDLFRGLANWAIFLDHIPNNLVAWITTRNYGFSDAADVFVFISGYTAAFIYARRMAAQGYLAGTALLVRRVWQLYVAHVLLFVFYAAAIGYVAQDYGHSHLLDEFNVAGLIEQPVATLTQGLLLRFKPLNLDVLPLYIVLMAGFAPLLMLMMRAPDAALAAAILVYVLARHFGWNFPAHPSGGWYFNPFTWQLLFTMGAWAALGGASRAQALARSRMILTASVAFVVFAFIVTVGARLGLSALSPMFNVLSEKTNLAPYRILHFLALAVIVVHLVPRNWKGLDSKLARPAIVCGQRSLEVFCTGIFLSFVGHFILEMYSDRLLTQIGVSVGGILLMTAVALYRTWSRTLDARSPNAPVTQRNQPEKGE
- a CDS encoding copper-binding protein; the encoded protein is MKTRNIIAGIAAFAFALSSSAALAQADMVKGEVKKIDESAGKITMKHGPIKNLDMDEDGMTMVFRVQDPAMLKQVKVGDKVQFQAERATAGITVTKIEKQK
- a CDS encoding cupredoxin domain-containing protein, which encodes MKELHRTGVALFATLILAAPAWAGAGPAGHQDDTFSAGEPGEANKPARIVQVTMGKADGKMTFTPNKIEVKKGEQIKFMLRNNGEFDHEFILATTAENLKHAESMKKNPDMEHDDPNGKRLAPKKTGEIVWKFTKSGTFEYSCLIPGHREAGMIGTVVVK